A stretch of DNA from Leptolyngbyaceae cyanobacterium:
TCAGGTAGAAGAACTCCACGCTGGCGAAGTAGGTTATTTAGCAGCAGCGATTAAAGCAGTAGAAGATGCGCGAGTAGGCGATACGATCACCCTAGCTTATAAGCCAGCCGCCGAACCATTACCCGGTTACGGACAAGCAAAACCGATGGTTTTCTGTGGAATGTTCCCCACCGATGCCGATCAATTTCCCGATTTGCGAGAAGCTTTAGAAAAACTCAAACTCAACGACGCTGCTTTATCTTACGAACCGGAAACTTCTAGCGCAATGGGGTTTGGTTTCCGCTGCGGTTTCTTAGGTTTGCTGCACATGGAAATCGTGCAAGAACGCCTAGAAAGAGAATACAATCTCGACTTAATTATCACGGCACCTTCAGTAGTTTACCAAGTTACCACTAATAAAGGAGAAGTGCTGCTGATCGATAATCCCAGTCATTTGCCAGACCCTCAACATCGAGAGAAAATTGAAGAACCTTACGTCCAAGTGGACATGATTACGCCAGAAGAATACGTCGGTACTTTGATGGAATTGTCACAAAACCGACGCGGCGTTTTCAAAGATATGAAATACCTCACTCAGGGAAGAACTACTCTGAGTTACGAGTTGCCTTTAGCAGAAGTAGTAACTGACTTTTTCGATCAGATGAAATCTCGTTCTCGCGGTTATGCCAGCATGGAATATCATCTGATGGGTTATCGGGAAAATCCTTTGGTGCGTTTGGATATTTTGATCAATAACGATCCGGTAGATTCTTTGGCAATGATCGTCCACCGAGATAAAGCCTACAATGTAGGCAAAAACTTAGTGGAAAAACTCAAAGAATTGATCCCTCGTCATCAGTTTAAGATTCCTTTGCAAGCATCAATCGGTAGTCGGGTAGTGGCTAGCGAACATATTCCAGCACTCAGAAAAGATGTGTTGGCGAAATGTTACGGTGGTGATATTTCCCGTAAGAAAAAGCTGCTGCAAAAACAAGCCAAAGGTAAAAAGCGCATGAAGGCAATCGGTACTGTGGACGTTCCCCAAGAAGCTTTTATGGCTGTTTTGCGTTTAGATAAAGAATAAAATTCAGGTAGTAAATAATAAAACTTAGATATTTATTAACTATTATTATTTACTACCTAAAATTTAACTAACATTGTTATTAGTTAAATTTGAATAATTAGAGCGGATATTGCACCATTTTCATCGGATCTGAGAAATAGGCAAAAAATAAAAAATCTAATCTTTCAGGGATTAAAAAACTCTAATTTAATAGCAAGTGTCAGGATAACTTTGCGTGGCTGAAAATAGCTTGCGATGGGTGGCGTTACCTTTTAACTCCTAAAAAAAGATTTGCCTAATTGAAAGTATATTAAATTTAAATATAAACAAATATGAAGAAAATTAATTGCTCGGTTAAGACAAGAGTGAAGATTTGATGAATATTTAGGAGAACCCCTGATTTTTGAAATATTCTTTGCTAAGTTGCTAGTCGAGCGGCTAACCTTAAGTTAACAAAATACCAAATGCCAATATGGTAGAAGCCCAAAATGTTATGCAATGGCCAATTCCACAGATACTAAAGCAATGGTGAATCGACTAACTGCGATCGATTCAACAGAGTATATTTATAACGGCGGTCTTGGCTGCTGTAAATAACCTATCGCTTGATCTAAAAAAGTTATGAGAATTTTGGTAACGGGTGGTGCTGGGTTTATTGGTTCCCATCTGATCGATCGCTTAATGGCGCAGGGACACGAAGTGATTTGTTTGGATAACTTCTATACCGGTCACAAGCGTAACATCATGAAATGGTTGGAGAACCCATATTTTGAGTTAATCCGTCACGATATTACCGAACCCATCCGTTTAGAAGTAGATCAAATTTATCACTTGGCTTGTCCCGCTTCTCCCGTTCACTACCAGTACAATCCGATCAAAACCGTGAAAACCAGCGTTTTGGGAACTATGAATATGCTGGGGTTAGCAAAACGGGTGAAAGCTAGATTTTTTCTCGCTTCCACTTCGGAGGTATATGGCGACCCGGACGTACATCCCCAAACGGAAGATTATCGGGGAAATGTGAATCCAATTGGTATACGCGCCTGTTACGACGAAGGAAAGAGGATTGCCGAAACGCTATCCTTTGATTATCATCGTGAAAACGATGTAGAAATCAGGGTAGCTCGAATTTTTAATACTTATGGCCCTAGAATGCAGGAAAATGACGGTAGAGTTGTTAGTAATTTTATCGTGCAGGCGTTGCGGGGAATACCTTTAACCGTATATGGCAGCGGTTCGCAAACTCGGAGTTTTTGCTATGTTTCTGATTTAGTAGAAGGGTTTATCCGGTTGATGAACGGCGACCACACTGGGCCAGTAAATTTGGGAAATCCTGATGAATATACTATTTTAGAACTGGCTCAAAAAGTTCAAGAAATGGTTAATCCAGGTGCGGAAATTAAATACGAACCGCTACCGCAGGACGATCCCAAGCAGCGAAAACCGGATATTACTAGGGCAAAAACTTGGTTGGGATGGCAGCCTACCGTTCCGCTAGAACAAGGGTTAAAACTGACTATAGATGATTTTCGCGATCGCATCGAAAACTCTCAAGCCTCAGCAGTTAGATAATGCGGCAAGCAGGATTTTAGTTTCCGGTAATAGCGATCGCTTCTGAGGTAGTGGGTACTATAAATCAGGGTCATTAATTGAGGGCTAGGGTAACAGTGAAAGAGTAATAGTTTGTTGATGTTCGCGTGCTATTTCGCCAACTCATCTGTAAATTATAAATTAGCTGATACCCTTCTCCCTTAAAAAAACTTAGCTTTCCTTATTAGCCACAAGCTAATAATTTCTTGTTTAATCATTTACATTGAGGAAGCATAAAATATGCGTGTTTGTGTTATTGGAACCGGATACGTTGGCTTAGTGACAGGAGTCTGCTTGGCACATACAGGCCATCACGTTATCTGCGTAGATAATAATGAAGAAAAAGTTAAATTAATGAAGGCTGGACAGTCCCCTATATTTGAGCCTGGGTTATCGGAACTGATGCAGTCTTCCTATCAAAATGGACTTCTGGAATTTACTACGGATATAGGTGAGGGAGTCAAACACGGGGAGATTTTATTTATTGCAGTAGGAACGCCTCCATTACCTACGGGTGAAAGCGATACGCGCTATGTAGAAGCTGTGGCTCGTGGCATTGGCGCTCATCTTAATGACGGTTATAAAGTAATAGTAAATAAATCAACCGTACCGATCGGATCGGGTGACTGGGTACGGATGATCGTAATGGATGGTATTAAGGAACGCCAAAAAGTTTTGGTCGGTGCGGGTGGTACGGTTAGCGATGAAGAAGTAGAAAAAATTGCGGCAGAATTCGATGTAGTAAGTAACCCGGAATTTTTGCGAGAAGGTTCGGCTATTTACGATACCTTCAACCCAGATCGCATCGTGTTGGGAAGCAACTCTCAAAAAGCGATCGATATGATGAAGCAACTCTACACTCCCATCATCGATCGCAAATACGGTGAAGATCTGTCTTTACCACCGGTACCAGTGGTAGAAACCGATATTAACTCGGCAGAAATGATCAAGTATGCGGCTAATGCTTTCTTAGCAACTAAGATTAGCTTTATTAACGAAGTTGCCAATATTTGCGATCGCGTTGGTGCTGATGTTACCCAAGTTGCCAAAGGGATTGGTTTAGATTCTCGGATTGGCGGTAAATTCTTGCAAGCTGGGATTGGTTGGGGTGGTTCTTGCTTCCCGAAAGATGTTTTAGCACTCATCCATACTGCCAAAGATTATAACTACGAAACCGAAATTCTCAATGCTGCGGTTAGCGTTAACAAACGCCAGCGCGTGATGGCTATTGAAAAACTACAGCACGAACTGAAAATCCTCAAAGGTAAAACCGTTGGTTTGTTGGGTTTAACTTTCAAACCCGATACGGATGACATGAGAGATGCCCCAGCTTTAACTTTGATTGAAGAACTCAATCGTCTGGGTACAAAGGTAAAAGCCTACGATCCTTTGGTTTCTCAAACTGGAATGCGTCATGGTTTAACTGGCGTAATTGTCGAAACCGATCCGGAACGTTTGGCTGATGGTTGCGATGCGTTGGTGTTAGTGACGGACTGGGCGCAATTTACCAGTTTGGACTACGCTAAAATGGCGAAATTGATGAATAGTCCAGTGATTATTGACGGACGTAATTTCCTCGATCGCAAAGCGTTGCAAGCTGCTGGTTTCCGATATGTAGGTATCGGTCGCTAAATTTAATTTTAGTGGCCTAAAGATAGAAACCCGGTTTCTTAAAGAAACCGGGTTTCTGCGTATCTTCCTATCCCTACCGTCAAATTTGCTCAACCGCTACCGGGAAAATGTTCGATTTGAGCGTAACCACTGAAGAGCAATTTTTTGCCTTGCGTTTCCAAACGGTTGATCCGCATGGTTACGCCGTCGAGATCGAAGCGATCGAGGTCTACCATATTGTCTAATATCTCTGCTAATGCTCTTCCAAGTGCCAGAGAAACTGGTTGGGAACGTTCTGGTACGGAATCGAGATGGAATTGAGGGTCTTTAAAACCGATGCGGCGACGGCGTTCTACGGCGAGGGTGAGGGTCATGCTGACCGGCACGGAACCGTAGTCGGGTAAGTTTGTTTCCGTAAATAGACGAATTCGGTTGCCGTTTTCGAGTTCGATGCGGATATCTGTAAAAGAAATCGGCAACCCGCCAGAAAATTCCTTGATGGAATCCAGAGAAAGGTTTTGCAGGCGCTTTCTCACCAATTCTGCCTGAAAGGATTGATTGATACCTTCTTCCGAGAGCGTAACTAAAGCGATCGCTTGAGTAGGCTGCTTGAGAGTTATCTTACCTTTCAAAATCGAGCTAAAGTCCAGGGAAACGGCATCCGTCTCAAACGACATCTCCTCGACGGGAAATTCTCGACGGATCACCAAGCCACGTCCGCTCATTTTGAAGCTGTCGATACTCCCCTGCAACAGTTTGCTGGACGGAGAGCAACGTACAGAGACCTCCACAGACTCGCTCTTACTGAACAAGTGGCGGATGGATTGGCTAGCAACCGTGTTGAGCATTCGCTCTCCCCAATCGCCGCCTGTAGGGTTAGTAAAACCAGTCAGACCACCTAACATAAAGCCTTGCGTCTATAGAAAGTCTTCATCCTTTGTAACAAAATGTGAAAAACTCAGCAATCTCTTGCCTAATGTTCTACAAGTGTGCTTATGGTATTGCCTAATACTTTTGCTAGAAACTGCGCTTTAGGTTGGCTTGGAAAAATACCACTTCTACAACCCTTGCCAAAAAAGGAGTTCAGCAATCGTAACCAATACTATTTTGTCTAATTTTAGGAAATAGTCTCTCTAAAGGTGTAGGGAAAACCTAAGCGATTTGTAATCATAGCGATTAGTAATTTCTATCTAATTAGCCAACTTGGAAAGCCTACTAAATTTTCGAGCGATCTGGAGCATTGAGAATAGAGTCTATTCCCAGTCTCCAGATTTTCGTGTAATTCAGAGTTGGTAAAAAAAAATTAAGCATTTTTACACTTGACGAACCATTAAGGTGTTTTTATGCAAATTATGGCAAAGGAACTCGCAATTTCTACTCGCGGACTAACCAAGCAATTCGATCGCCATCTAGCAGTTAACGATGTTGACCTACAAGTGGAAGTGGGTGAAGTATACGGACTGATCGGGCCAAATGGTGCTGGTAAAACAACCTTGATCAGGATGTTAGCGGCGGCGGAAGACCCGACTATAGGAGAAATTTATATCAATGGCGATCGCTTGCTGCGGGACAACAGCAACCCAACTCTCAAGCGGCGCATCGGATTTTTGCCAGATGACTTTCCCTTATACGACGATTTGACGGTTTGGGACTATTTGGATTATTTTGCCCGACTTTATCGTTTGAGAGAACCTCGCCGTACCCAACGCTTGTATGAAGTGCTAGAACTGGTACAGCTAACCAACAAGCGCAATAGTCAAATTTCTACCCTGTCGCGAGGGATGAAACAGCGCCTCAGTCTGGCTAGAACAATTATTCACGAGCCGATCGTGTTGCTGCTGGATGAACCTGTTTCTGGATTAGATCCGATCGCGAGAATGCAGTTTCGCGAAATCATCAAGACGTTGCGAGAAGCAGGAATGACGATTTTGATTTCTTCTCACGTTTTGAGCGATTTGGCTGAACTCTGTACCTCAGTGGGGATCATGGAATTAGGCTACTTGGTAGAAAGCTGTTCTCTCAAAGAACTTTATCGCCGTCTGAGTCGCCAGCAAATCGTTATGGCAACTTTGGGTAGCCAAGAAGCGCTTTTGTCGGAATTGAAAAATCATTCTCTGGTCGAAGATTGGGAAGTTTTACCAGCTACCCATCAAGTGCGCGTTCACTTTTCGGGCAATCCGGAGGACTCGGCTAAATTATTGCGATCGCTAATCGAAGCCGGAATTCCTCTCACCGAATTTCACTGTACCCAAGAAGATTTAGAAACAATCTTCCTCAAACTCGGTCACAAACAAGCCTCATAAATTTTAGATTTTAGATTTTAGATTTTATTTAATTTATTCAATCTAAGTCGATTATCTAAAACTTCCACCACTTAGGAGAATTATTATGGCAATTAATTTGCTGGATCGCGTTGGCGATTGGAATCCCCAGTTATTTCGAGAACTTAAAGGACGTTTTAATTCTTGGAAAGCACGCGCTGCGATCGTCGCTTCTTTACTAGGGCAATTTATACTATTCATTTCTTTAACTCAAAACCGTTGTTTGAATTATACCGATGGAATTTGCACTCAGTCGGAATGGCATATTTACTGGCAGATAATGTTTAGGTCTCTTGACTGGATACTGCCAATAATTTTGCTATTAGCAGGAGTATACGGTTTGGTGAGCGATTTCGCTACAGAAGAACGTAAGGGTACGCTTAATTTTATTCGGCTAGCACCCCAAACCAGTCAAAGTATTTTAATTGGCAAAATATTAGGAGTACCTGCTTTATTTTATTTAATAATAGCTTTGGCAATACCCCTACATTTTATCTCTGGGTTGATTGCTGGCGTACCTGCGATTTGGCTATTAGGAATATACGGCCTTTGGATAGCTGGGGCTTCCATTTTTTATACTTTTTTCCTCTTTTACACCTTACAACATAGTTTAAAAGTAGAAGCAAAAGCGATCGCAGGAGGAGCAAGCTTTATTGCTTTTTGGTTTGCCTTCTTTTACATTGGCGCAGTCGATTTTACTTTAGATTGGTATCGAGAA
This window harbors:
- the lepA gene encoding translation elongation factor 4, translated to MTEVPVSRIRNFCIIAHIDHGKSTLADRLLQATGTVEAREMKAQFLDNMELERERGITIKLQAARMNYTGQDGQQYVLNLIDTPGHVDFSYEVSRSLAACEGALLVVDASQGVEAQTLANVYLALENNLEIIPVLNKIDLPGAEPERVKKEIEEIIGLDCSGAILASAKEGLGIPEILDSIVHLVPPPQDTVEQPLRALIFDSYYDSYRGVIVYFRVMDGTLKKGDRVRLMASGKEYQIDELGVLSPYQIQVEELHAGEVGYLAAAIKAVEDARVGDTITLAYKPAAEPLPGYGQAKPMVFCGMFPTDADQFPDLREALEKLKLNDAALSYEPETSSAMGFGFRCGFLGLLHMEIVQERLEREYNLDLIITAPSVVYQVTTNKGEVLLIDNPSHLPDPQHREKIEEPYVQVDMITPEEYVGTLMELSQNRRGVFKDMKYLTQGRTTLSYELPLAEVVTDFFDQMKSRSRGYASMEYHLMGYRENPLVRLDILINNDPVDSLAMIVHRDKAYNVGKNLVEKLKELIPRHQFKIPLQASIGSRVVASEHIPALRKDVLAKCYGGDISRKKKLLQKQAKGKKRMKAIGTVDVPQEAFMAVLRLDKE
- a CDS encoding UDP-glucuronic acid decarboxylase family protein gives rise to the protein MRILVTGGAGFIGSHLIDRLMAQGHEVICLDNFYTGHKRNIMKWLENPYFELIRHDITEPIRLEVDQIYHLACPASPVHYQYNPIKTVKTSVLGTMNMLGLAKRVKARFFLASTSEVYGDPDVHPQTEDYRGNVNPIGIRACYDEGKRIAETLSFDYHRENDVEIRVARIFNTYGPRMQENDGRVVSNFIVQALRGIPLTVYGSGSQTRSFCYVSDLVEGFIRLMNGDHTGPVNLGNPDEYTILELAQKVQEMVNPGAEIKYEPLPQDDPKQRKPDITRAKTWLGWQPTVPLEQGLKLTIDDFRDRIENSQASAVR
- a CDS encoding UDP-glucose/GDP-mannose dehydrogenase family protein yields the protein MRVCVIGTGYVGLVTGVCLAHTGHHVICVDNNEEKVKLMKAGQSPIFEPGLSELMQSSYQNGLLEFTTDIGEGVKHGEILFIAVGTPPLPTGESDTRYVEAVARGIGAHLNDGYKVIVNKSTVPIGSGDWVRMIVMDGIKERQKVLVGAGGTVSDEEVEKIAAEFDVVSNPEFLREGSAIYDTFNPDRIVLGSNSQKAIDMMKQLYTPIIDRKYGEDLSLPPVPVVETDINSAEMIKYAANAFLATKISFINEVANICDRVGADVTQVAKGIGLDSRIGGKFLQAGIGWGGSCFPKDVLALIHTAKDYNYETEILNAAVSVNKRQRVMAIEKLQHELKILKGKTVGLLGLTFKPDTDDMRDAPALTLIEELNRLGTKVKAYDPLVSQTGMRHGLTGVIVETDPERLADGCDALVLVTDWAQFTSLDYAKMAKLMNSPVIIDGRNFLDRKALQAAGFRYVGIGR
- a CDS encoding DUF2993 domain-containing protein, coding for MLGGLTGFTNPTGGDWGERMLNTVASQSIRHLFSKSESVEVSVRCSPSSKLLQGSIDSFKMSGRGLVIRREFPVEEMSFETDAVSLDFSSILKGKITLKQPTQAIALVTLSEEGINQSFQAELVRKRLQNLSLDSIKEFSGGLPISFTDIRIELENGNRIRLFTETNLPDYGSVPVSMTLTLAVERRRRIGFKDPQFHLDSVPERSQPVSLALGRALAEILDNMVDLDRFDLDGVTMRINRLETQGKKLLFSGYAQIEHFPGSG
- a CDS encoding ABC transporter ATP-binding protein; the encoded protein is MAKELAISTRGLTKQFDRHLAVNDVDLQVEVGEVYGLIGPNGAGKTTLIRMLAAAEDPTIGEIYINGDRLLRDNSNPTLKRRIGFLPDDFPLYDDLTVWDYLDYFARLYRLREPRRTQRLYEVLELVQLTNKRNSQISTLSRGMKQRLSLARTIIHEPIVLLLDEPVSGLDPIARMQFREIIKTLREAGMTILISSHVLSDLAELCTSVGIMELGYLVESCSLKELYRRLSRQQIVMATLGSQEALLSELKNHSLVEDWEVLPATHQVRVHFSGNPEDSAKLLRSLIEAGIPLTEFHCTQEDLETIFLKLGHKQAS